In Streptomyces sp. NBC_01408, one DNA window encodes the following:
- a CDS encoding SIMPL domain-containing protein, with protein sequence MTQDAAHQPYGTPEVPRVAVRGEARLEVDPEIARIGITVNARGTDRRTALEDLTRRNNTALELIKSYGDPVEKLETGAFSISPELTRHGRGERIRAYHGRVHITAELNDFTTLGELTTRLADLELTQVDGPWWALRPTSPAHGEARRQAVHEAVQRAREYAEALGAQLAALVELADLGAENAAPFQSAPGSGMRTMAFSTTEDTTAPPLDLEPQRQTVYAQVNARFTMTPPQL encoded by the coding sequence ATGACCCAGGACGCAGCGCACCAGCCCTACGGAACCCCCGAAGTCCCCCGCGTCGCCGTCCGCGGCGAAGCCCGCCTCGAAGTCGACCCCGAGATCGCCCGCATCGGCATCACCGTCAACGCCCGCGGCACCGACCGGCGCACCGCCCTCGAAGACCTCACCCGCCGCAACAACACCGCCCTCGAGCTCATCAAGAGCTACGGCGACCCCGTCGAAAAACTCGAAACCGGCGCCTTCTCCATCAGCCCCGAACTCACCCGCCACGGCCGCGGCGAACGCATCCGCGCCTACCACGGCCGCGTGCACATCACCGCCGAACTCAACGACTTCACCACCCTGGGCGAACTCACCACCCGCCTCGCCGACCTCGAACTCACCCAGGTCGACGGCCCCTGGTGGGCCCTGCGCCCCACCTCCCCCGCCCACGGCGAAGCCCGCCGCCAAGCCGTACACGAAGCCGTCCAACGCGCCCGCGAATACGCCGAAGCCCTCGGCGCCCAACTCGCCGCCCTCGTCGAACTCGCCGACCTCGGCGCCGAGAACGCCGCCCCCTTCCAGTCCGCCCCAGGCTCCGGAATGCGCACCATGGCCTTCAGTACCACCGAAGACACCACAGCCCCGCCCCTCGACCTCGAACCGCAACGCCAGACCGTCTACGCCCAGGTGAACGCCCGCTTCACGATGACCCCTCCACAGCTCTGA
- a CDS encoding response regulator transcription factor, with protein sequence MAIRVVIADDQDMVRTGFRMILESQPDIEVVADVVDGEAALAAVAEHRPDVLLLDIRMPKLDGLEVTRRLSAHNGPRIVIVTTFDLDEYVHAALHGGASGFLLKDASPAMLVEAVRAAAVGDSLVSPAITVRLLREMALRTPAAAAARRPAEPLTERERDVVRCLARGLTNAEIAGELFVSLSTVKTHLANVQAKLDARNRVEIAAWAWESGLAASTA encoded by the coding sequence ATGGCGATCAGAGTGGTCATCGCGGACGACCAGGACATGGTCAGGACCGGATTCCGGATGATCCTCGAGAGCCAGCCCGACATCGAGGTCGTCGCCGACGTCGTCGACGGAGAAGCCGCCCTCGCCGCCGTCGCCGAACACCGGCCGGACGTCCTCCTCCTCGACATCCGCATGCCGAAGCTCGACGGCCTCGAAGTCACCCGACGGCTCTCCGCCCACAACGGACCGCGCATCGTCATCGTCACCACCTTCGACCTCGACGAGTACGTCCACGCGGCGCTCCATGGCGGAGCATCCGGCTTCCTCCTGAAAGACGCCAGCCCGGCCATGCTGGTTGAGGCCGTACGGGCGGCAGCCGTCGGCGACTCCCTCGTCTCACCCGCCATCACCGTGCGGCTGCTGCGCGAGATGGCCCTGCGAACCCCCGCCGCCGCCGCGGCCCGCCGCCCCGCCGAGCCCCTCACCGAACGCGAGCGGGACGTCGTACGCTGCCTGGCGCGCGGCCTGACCAACGCCGAGATCGCCGGGGAACTCTTCGTATCCCTCTCCACCGTCAAGACCCACCTGGCCAACGTCCAGGCCAAACTCGACGCCCGCAACCGCGTCGAGATCGCCGCCTGGGCCTGGGAAAGCGGCCTCGCCGCCAGTACGGCGTGA
- a CDS encoding aminotransferase class V-fold PLP-dependent enzyme, translating into MTPSPLAGGSTGPHALRPLLDTVLEALHSGAQERGGPIPAGGPDTQAARVQAALGDVLPARGTGDHEALRTLVHTMAAGAADPAEPLCAAHLHSPPLAVATAADLAASALNPSLDSWDQAPAASALEHLLTRTLAAEFHPHAPHPDALVTTGGTEANQLALLLARERHGPHLTVIHGAAAHHSIPRAAWLLGLPPAIALPTPTGTLDPADLAQALATTPGPVLVTATAGTTDAGLIDPLHPIADLCDHHGADLHIDAAYGGLLTLSPRHRHKLAGLHRARSITVDLHKLGWQPVAAGLLTVPDTALLAPLAHQADYLNATDDTEAGLPDLLGRSLRTTRRPDAFKIAATLRSLGRDGLAQLIDHTVDLADHLARLLDAHPRFELHSAPTISTVLFRPTDADDTQVAALRRTLLHEGRAVLGRTHTAGRLWLKATLLNPHTTAGDLDTLIALLEGSTHR; encoded by the coding sequence ATGACACCGTCCCCGCTAGCCGGCGGCTCCACCGGCCCCCACGCCCTGCGGCCACTGCTCGACACCGTCCTCGAAGCCCTGCACAGCGGAGCCCAGGAACGCGGCGGCCCCATCCCCGCCGGCGGCCCCGACACCCAAGCCGCCCGCGTCCAGGCCGCACTGGGCGACGTACTGCCCGCCCGAGGAACCGGCGACCACGAAGCCCTGCGCACCCTCGTCCACACCATGGCCGCCGGCGCCGCCGACCCCGCCGAACCCCTCTGCGCGGCCCACCTCCACAGCCCACCCCTCGCCGTCGCCACCGCCGCAGACCTCGCCGCCAGCGCCCTCAACCCGTCCCTCGACTCCTGGGACCAGGCCCCCGCCGCCTCCGCCCTCGAACACCTCCTCACCCGCACCCTCGCCGCCGAGTTCCACCCCCACGCCCCCCACCCCGACGCCCTCGTCACCACCGGCGGCACCGAAGCCAACCAACTCGCCCTGCTCCTCGCCCGCGAACGCCACGGCCCCCACCTCACCGTCATCCACGGAGCAGCAGCCCACCACTCCATCCCCCGCGCCGCCTGGCTCCTCGGCCTCCCCCCGGCCATCGCCCTGCCCACCCCCACCGGCACCCTCGACCCCGCCGACCTCGCCCAGGCCCTGGCCACCACCCCCGGCCCCGTCCTCGTCACCGCCACCGCCGGCACCACCGACGCCGGACTCATCGACCCCCTCCACCCCATCGCCGACCTCTGCGACCACCACGGCGCCGACCTCCACATCGACGCCGCCTACGGAGGCCTCCTCACCCTCAGCCCCCGCCACCGCCACAAACTCGCCGGACTCCACCGCGCCCGCTCCATCACCGTCGACCTGCACAAACTCGGCTGGCAGCCCGTCGCCGCCGGACTCCTCACCGTCCCCGACACCGCCCTGCTCGCCCCCCTCGCCCACCAGGCCGACTACCTCAACGCCACCGACGACACCGAAGCAGGCCTGCCCGACCTCCTCGGCCGCTCCCTGCGCACCACCCGACGCCCCGACGCCTTCAAGATCGCAGCCACCCTCCGCTCACTCGGCCGCGACGGCCTCGCCCAGCTCATCGACCACACCGTCGACCTCGCCGACCACCTCGCACGACTCCTCGACGCCCACCCCCGCTTCGAGCTCCACTCGGCGCCCACCATCAGCACCGTGCTCTTCCGGCCCACCGACGCCGACGACACCCAGGTCGCCGCCCTGCGCCGCACCCTCCTCCACGAGGGCCGCGCAGTCCTCGGCCGCACCCACACCGCCGGCCGCCTCTGGCTCAAAGCCACCCTCCTCAACCCCCACACCACGGCGGGGGACCTGGACACCCTCATCGCCCTCCTGGAAGGCAGCACCCACCGATGA
- a CDS encoding sensor histidine kinase — protein MSPLASWARRHPHAADWIRLCLSLVLLALVTFEGVVLARQPSLPHAAVWVSGILVCLSAAPWPAVPLLARAWFAAAVTWTATLLLIFGNHPLVVWGGGEAIALLVLLSQVLLRAPARTAAVLGPLLGLGCTAVPVRDTDPGRFTLLFSVLTVVVGAYSLLLRLQSVQRVRELRAVRTAERLELARELHDLVAHHVTGIVVEARAARYTKVSADRAAEIFGRIETAGDEALGSMRRLVKILREDEAATAPGAGAGAGASSGAAAGSRAGTAPVAGLADIRGLTERFSVTGPPVVLYIEEGLANRLPGDVAATAHRIVLEALTNIGKHAATATAVRIGLRTVPAGLEVRIADGGGRPARLSEQARGGGYGLAGMAERAEALGGSLTAGPAPEGGWLVTAVLPLV, from the coding sequence GTGAGTCCGCTCGCCAGCTGGGCGCGACGGCACCCGCACGCCGCCGACTGGATCCGGCTCTGCCTCTCCCTCGTCCTGCTCGCCCTCGTCACCTTCGAGGGCGTCGTGCTCGCCCGCCAGCCCAGCCTCCCGCACGCCGCCGTATGGGTCTCCGGCATCCTCGTCTGCCTCAGCGCCGCACCCTGGCCCGCCGTCCCCCTCCTCGCCCGCGCCTGGTTCGCCGCCGCCGTCACCTGGACCGCCACCCTCCTCCTCATCTTCGGCAACCACCCCCTCGTCGTCTGGGGCGGCGGCGAGGCCATCGCCCTCCTCGTCCTCCTCTCCCAGGTCCTGCTCCGCGCCCCCGCCCGCACCGCCGCAGTCCTCGGCCCGCTCCTCGGACTCGGCTGCACGGCCGTCCCCGTCCGGGACACCGACCCCGGGCGCTTCACCCTCCTCTTCTCCGTCCTGACCGTCGTCGTCGGCGCGTACTCGCTCCTGCTGCGCCTCCAGTCCGTCCAGCGCGTGCGCGAACTGCGCGCCGTACGCACCGCCGAACGCCTCGAACTCGCCCGCGAACTCCACGACCTCGTCGCCCACCACGTCACCGGGATCGTCGTCGAGGCCCGCGCCGCCCGGTACACCAAGGTCTCCGCGGACCGCGCCGCCGAGATCTTCGGCCGCATCGAGACCGCGGGCGACGAGGCCCTCGGCTCGATGCGCCGCCTCGTCAAGATCCTCCGGGAGGACGAGGCCGCAACGGCGCCCGGAGCCGGAGCCGGAGCCGGAGCCAGCTCCGGAGCAGCGGCCGGCAGCCGCGCGGGCACCGCCCCCGTCGCCGGCCTCGCCGACATCCGCGGGCTCACCGAACGCTTCTCCGTGACCGGCCCGCCCGTCGTCCTCTACATCGAGGAAGGCCTGGCCAACCGCCTCCCCGGAGACGTCGCCGCCACCGCCCACCGCATCGTCCTCGAAGCCCTCACCAACATCGGCAAACACGCCGCCACCGCCACCGCCGTACGCATCGGCCTGCGCACCGTCCCCGCCGGCCTCGAAGTCCGCATCGCCGACGGCGGCGGCCGCCCCGCCCGCCTCTCCGAACAGGCCCGCGGCGGCGGCTACGGCCTCGCCGGCATGGCCGAACGCGCCGAAGCCCTCGGCGGCTCCCTCACCGCCGGCCCCGCCCCCGAAGGCGGCTGGCTCGTCACCGCGGTCCTGCCGCTCGTCTAG
- a CDS encoding bifunctional UDP-sugar hydrolase/5'-nucleotidase, producing MAFDRRAFLGTTAATGAAVALTGAAGAPAAAHSGRPRTYSFTVMGTTDLHGNVFNWDYFTDREFDDKAHNDVGLAKISTLVNEVRAAKGRRNTLLIDAGDTIQGTQLSYYYAKVDPITARRGPVHPMAQAMNAIGYDAAALGNHEFNYGIPVLRKFEEQCEFPLLGANALDAKTLRPAFPPYSVHRLRTPFGRDVKVAVLGLTNPGIAIWDKANVQGKMTFPGLEEQAAKYVPRLRSMGADVVIVSAHSGSSGTSSYGDQLPYVENAAGLVAEQVPGIDAILVGHAHTEIPEYRVKNRATGKDVVLSEPLKWGQRLTLFDFELVWEKGRWSVVKVAASVLNSNTAAEDPKITGLLSDEHRKVVAYVNQVIGTSTEAMSSAEGPVKDVPVIDLINHVQAETVKAALAGTEWAALPVVSQASCFSRTAGIPAGQVTIRDAAGLYPFENTLEARLLTGAQLKDYLEYSARYFVRTAPGEVVDPAKLTNSEGIPDYNYDAVYGFAYDIDIAQPVGSRIVGLSFLGQPVDPAARFVLAVNNYRASGGGNFPHVPQARQLWADSDEIRNTIVSWVKAKGTVDPARFASVDWRLTRGSVPVF from the coding sequence ATGGCGTTCGACCGCAGGGCTTTTCTGGGTACGACGGCTGCGACGGGTGCGGCGGTGGCGCTGACGGGGGCGGCGGGTGCTCCGGCTGCCGCGCATTCGGGGCGGCCGCGGACGTACTCGTTCACGGTGATGGGCACGACGGACCTGCACGGGAACGTCTTCAACTGGGATTACTTCACGGACCGGGAGTTCGACGACAAGGCGCACAACGATGTGGGTCTGGCGAAGATCTCGACGTTGGTGAATGAGGTGCGGGCGGCGAAGGGGCGGCGCAACACGCTGCTGATCGACGCGGGTGACACGATCCAGGGCACGCAGTTGTCGTACTACTACGCGAAGGTGGATCCGATCACGGCGCGGCGGGGTCCGGTGCATCCGATGGCGCAGGCGATGAACGCGATCGGGTACGACGCGGCGGCGTTGGGGAACCACGAGTTCAATTACGGGATTCCGGTGCTGCGGAAGTTCGAGGAGCAGTGCGAGTTCCCGTTGCTGGGGGCGAACGCGCTGGATGCGAAGACGTTGCGGCCGGCGTTCCCGCCGTACAGCGTGCACCGGCTGCGGACTCCGTTCGGGCGGGATGTGAAGGTGGCGGTGCTGGGGCTGACGAATCCGGGGATCGCGATCTGGGACAAGGCCAATGTGCAGGGGAAGATGACGTTCCCGGGTCTGGAGGAGCAGGCGGCGAAGTATGTGCCGCGGTTGCGTTCGATGGGTGCGGACGTGGTGATCGTGTCGGCGCACTCGGGGTCGAGCGGTACGTCTTCGTACGGGGACCAGTTGCCGTATGTGGAGAACGCGGCGGGGCTGGTGGCGGAGCAGGTTCCGGGGATCGACGCGATTCTGGTGGGGCACGCGCACACGGAGATTCCGGAGTACCGGGTCAAGAACAGGGCGACCGGCAAGGACGTGGTGTTGTCGGAGCCGCTCAAGTGGGGTCAGCGGCTGACGCTGTTCGACTTCGAGCTGGTGTGGGAGAAGGGCCGCTGGTCGGTGGTGAAGGTGGCGGCGAGCGTGCTGAACTCGAACACGGCGGCGGAGGACCCGAAGATCACGGGGTTGTTGTCGGACGAGCACCGCAAGGTGGTGGCGTACGTGAACCAGGTGATCGGTACGTCGACGGAGGCGATGTCGTCGGCGGAGGGTCCGGTGAAGGACGTGCCGGTGATCGATCTGATCAACCATGTGCAGGCGGAGACGGTGAAGGCGGCTCTGGCGGGTACCGAGTGGGCGGCGCTGCCGGTGGTGTCGCAGGCTTCGTGTTTCTCGCGGACGGCGGGGATACCGGCGGGGCAGGTGACGATCAGGGATGCGGCGGGTCTTTATCCGTTCGAGAACACGCTGGAGGCGCGGCTGCTGACGGGTGCGCAGCTGAAGGATTATCTGGAGTATTCGGCTCGGTACTTCGTCCGGACGGCTCCCGGTGAGGTGGTGGATCCGGCGAAGCTGACGAATTCCGAGGGGATTCCGGACTACAACTACGACGCGGTGTACGGGTTCGCGTACGACATCGACATCGCGCAGCCGGTGGGTTCGCGGATCGTGGGGTTGTCGTTCCTGGGGCAGCCGGTGGATCCGGCGGCGCGGTTCGTGCTGGCGGTGAACAACTACCGGGCCTCGGGGGGCGGGAACTTCCCGCATGTCCCGCAGGCCAGGCAGTTGTGGGCGGATTCGGATGAGATCCGCAACACGATCGTCTCGTGGGTGAAGGCGAAGGGGACGGTGGATCCGGCGCGGTTCGCTTCGGTGGACTGGCGGCTGACCCGGGGGTCCGTGCCGGTCTTCTAG
- a CDS encoding lysine N(6)-hydroxylase/L-ornithine N(5)-oxygenase family protein — protein sequence MTAQLDAPHDLVGIGIGPFNLSLAALAHGLPHQGTGELATAFYDQRRDFRWHPGLLIEGATLQVPFLADLVTLADPTSPWSFLNYLKHKERLFPFYFAEQFHIHRAEYDAYCRWVAGRIPGLHFGHQVDAVRWNPERDLFEVDFTQLDTDGEAEALGRTYTHHLALGIGTTPYIPEPLRPLAEAPTVPVIHSADYLDNRQRILGAEHVTVIGSGQSGAEVFLDLLRARPDGRERLTWLARTPSFAPMEYSKLGLEHFTPDYTRYFHALPEPVRDRLVPSQWQLHKGIDADTIAAIHQELYRRTLHGGWPDTVLTPGVTVRTAGRVATTKVELHLEHQEQGTRSRLTTDAVVLATGYRERPLGSLLAGLDPYLRKDSSGRPRIDDHYRMITDPAVTGSIFVQNGERHTHGVGAPDLGLAAWRSAAILNTLTGKEPYPQPHRTAFTTFGLEQREHTRPQPAGELLPLVEHP from the coding sequence ATGACCGCCCAGCTCGATGCACCCCACGACCTCGTCGGAATCGGCATCGGCCCCTTCAACCTGTCCCTCGCGGCCCTCGCCCACGGCCTCCCGCACCAAGGAACAGGCGAACTCGCCACCGCCTTCTACGACCAGCGCCGCGACTTCCGCTGGCACCCCGGACTCCTCATCGAAGGAGCCACCCTCCAAGTCCCCTTCCTCGCCGACCTCGTCACCCTCGCCGACCCCACCAGCCCCTGGAGCTTCCTCAACTACCTCAAGCACAAGGAACGGCTCTTCCCCTTCTACTTCGCCGAGCAGTTCCACATCCACCGCGCCGAATACGACGCCTACTGCCGCTGGGTCGCCGGCCGCATCCCCGGACTCCACTTCGGCCACCAGGTCGACGCCGTCCGCTGGAACCCCGAACGCGACCTCTTCGAAGTCGACTTCACCCAACTCGACACCGACGGCGAAGCCGAAGCCCTCGGCCGCACCTACACCCACCACCTCGCCCTCGGCATCGGCACCACCCCCTACATCCCCGAACCCCTGCGCCCCCTCGCCGAAGCCCCCACCGTCCCCGTCATCCACTCCGCCGACTACCTCGACAACCGCCAACGCATCCTCGGCGCCGAACACGTCACCGTCATCGGCTCAGGCCAGTCCGGCGCCGAAGTCTTCCTCGACCTCCTGCGCGCCCGCCCCGACGGCCGCGAACGCCTCACCTGGCTCGCCCGGACCCCCTCCTTCGCCCCCATGGAGTACTCCAAACTCGGCCTCGAACACTTCACCCCCGACTACACCCGCTACTTCCACGCACTCCCCGAACCCGTACGCGACCGCCTCGTACCCTCCCAGTGGCAACTCCACAAAGGCATCGACGCCGACACCATCGCCGCCATCCACCAGGAGCTCTACCGCCGCACCCTCCACGGAGGCTGGCCCGACACCGTCCTCACCCCCGGAGTCACCGTCCGCACCGCCGGCCGCGTCGCCACCACCAAAGTCGAACTCCACCTCGAACACCAGGAACAGGGCACCCGCTCCCGCCTCACCACCGACGCCGTCGTCCTCGCCACCGGCTACCGCGAACGCCCCCTCGGCAGCCTCCTCGCCGGACTCGACCCCTACCTGCGCAAGGACTCCTCCGGCCGCCCCCGCATCGACGACCACTACCGGATGATCACCGACCCCGCCGTCACCGGCAGCATCTTCGTCCAGAACGGCGAACGCCACACCCACGGCGTCGGCGCCCCCGACCTCGGCCTCGCAGCCTGGCGCAGCGCCGCCATCCTCAACACCCTCACCGGAAAAGAGCCCTACCCCCAGCCCCACCGCACCGCCTTCACCACCTTCGGCCTCGAACAGAGGGAGCACACCCGCCCACAACCCGCAGGCGAACTGCTCCCCCTGGTCGAACACCCCTAA
- the pepN gene encoding aminopeptidase N, which produces MSALTRNEAQHRAQLLEVHHYAVTLDLTGDDETFDSTTVIRFSARAAGDTFLELKPDELRSVTLDGHPLDPATLTGNRLPLTGLAEGPHELRADTRMRYSRTGEGLHRFTDPADGHTYVYSQMFLDDVQRVFPAFDQPDLKAVFEFTVTAPAHWTVLANGITTRVDDTGSTGSTGGTGSTGATGAAAGTDGAAAVWRSAATPPIPTYLAAVAAGPWHSVTTRHAGLPFGIHCRQSLAPHLDDDAEEILSVTKDCFDRYQQKFTEPYPFDSYDQAFVPEFNSGAMENPGLVTFRDEFIYRSAVTDTERQHRAMVIAHEMAHMWFGDLVTMRWFDDIWLNESFAEYMGYQTLAEATRFTGTWTEFGVARKSWGYDADQRPSTHPVAPAPEDVPDTASALLNFDGISYAKGASVLRQLVAWLGEKDFLAGINTHFTRHKFANASLADFVDSLAAHTERDVHAWADIWLRTTGIDTLTPKIHVSTDDTPGWTLTVDHRGTRPHRIAAGVYDHDPADGRVLELRELLDLDVPSDEIVSVGGPRPALLVLNDGDFTYAKVRLDDTSVETVLRNLSGIPDPLTRAVVWNSLRDMVRDGELDPQDYLTTAGAHLPAEDDLAVVQGVLSFARTQIADRYVLPENRNATLSTITSIARALLRRTEDGSDPGLRLAAVRTAIDSATQPDTLAAWLADDTVPGGPELDPELRWRILARLSVLGAVGESDIEAALTADPSATGEEGAARCRAALPTAQAKTAAWQRLFHDDSLSNYLFTAVAQGFWQPEQTELVRDYVSRYYPEAVALAARRGPAIGEAAGRWAFPAYAIDEANLQAGRACLADPDILPTLRRKLDDQLADLARALPLRGA; this is translated from the coding sequence ATGTCCGCACTGACGCGCAACGAAGCGCAGCACCGAGCCCAGCTCCTCGAAGTCCACCACTACGCCGTCACCCTCGACCTCACCGGCGACGACGAAACCTTCGACTCCACCACCGTCATCCGCTTCAGCGCCCGCGCGGCCGGTGACACCTTCCTGGAGCTGAAACCGGACGAACTGCGCTCCGTCACGCTCGACGGCCACCCCCTCGACCCCGCCACCCTCACCGGCAACCGCCTCCCCCTCACCGGGCTGGCCGAAGGCCCCCACGAACTGCGCGCCGACACCCGCATGCGCTACTCCCGCACCGGCGAGGGCCTGCACCGCTTCACCGACCCCGCGGACGGGCACACGTACGTCTACAGCCAGATGTTCCTCGACGACGTCCAACGGGTCTTCCCCGCCTTCGACCAGCCCGACCTGAAGGCCGTCTTCGAGTTCACCGTCACCGCCCCCGCACACTGGACCGTCCTCGCCAACGGCATCACCACACGCGTCGACGACACAGGCAGCACGGGCAGTACGGGCGGCACGGGCAGCACGGGCGCTACGGGCGCCGCAGCCGGCACGGACGGCGCGGCCGCCGTGTGGCGGTCCGCCGCCACACCCCCCATCCCCACCTACCTCGCCGCCGTCGCCGCAGGCCCCTGGCACAGCGTGACCACCCGACACGCCGGCCTGCCCTTCGGCATCCACTGCCGCCAGTCCCTCGCCCCCCACCTGGACGACGACGCCGAAGAGATCCTCTCCGTCACCAAGGACTGCTTCGACCGCTACCAGCAGAAGTTCACCGAGCCCTACCCCTTCGACTCCTACGACCAGGCCTTCGTCCCCGAATTCAACTCCGGCGCCATGGAGAACCCCGGCCTCGTCACCTTCCGCGACGAGTTCATCTACCGCTCCGCCGTCACCGACACCGAACGCCAGCACCGCGCCATGGTCATCGCCCACGAAATGGCCCACATGTGGTTCGGCGACCTCGTCACCATGCGCTGGTTCGACGACATCTGGCTCAACGAGTCCTTCGCCGAATACATGGGCTACCAGACCCTCGCCGAAGCCACCCGCTTCACCGGCACCTGGACCGAGTTCGGCGTCGCCCGCAAGTCCTGGGGCTACGACGCCGACCAGCGCCCCTCCACCCACCCCGTCGCCCCCGCCCCCGAAGACGTCCCCGACACCGCCTCCGCCCTCCTCAACTTCGACGGCATCTCCTACGCCAAGGGCGCCTCCGTCCTGCGCCAGCTCGTCGCCTGGCTCGGCGAGAAGGACTTCCTGGCCGGCATCAACACCCACTTCACCCGCCACAAGTTCGCCAACGCCTCACTCGCCGACTTCGTCGACTCCCTCGCCGCCCACACCGAACGCGACGTCCACGCCTGGGCCGACATCTGGCTGCGCACCACCGGCATCGACACCCTCACCCCCAAGATCCACGTGAGCACCGACGACACCCCCGGCTGGACCCTCACCGTCGACCACCGCGGCACCCGCCCCCACCGCATCGCAGCCGGCGTCTACGACCACGACCCCGCCGACGGCCGCGTCCTGGAACTGCGCGAACTCCTCGACCTCGACGTCCCCTCCGACGAAATCGTCTCCGTCGGCGGCCCCCGCCCCGCACTCCTCGTCCTCAACGACGGCGACTTCACCTACGCCAAGGTCCGGCTCGACGACACCTCCGTCGAAACCGTCCTGCGCAACCTCTCCGGCATCCCCGACCCGCTCACCCGAGCCGTCGTCTGGAACTCCCTGCGCGACATGGTCCGCGACGGCGAACTCGACCCGCAGGACTACCTCACCACCGCCGGCGCACACCTGCCCGCAGAAGACGACCTGGCCGTCGTCCAAGGCGTCCTCTCCTTCGCCCGCACCCAGATCGCCGACCGCTACGTCCTCCCCGAGAACCGCAACGCCACCCTCTCCACCATCACCTCCATCGCCCGCGCCCTCCTGCGCCGCACCGAAGACGGCTCCGACCCCGGCCTGCGGCTCGCCGCCGTACGCACCGCCATCGACAGCGCCACCCAGCCCGACACCCTCGCCGCCTGGCTCGCCGACGACACCGTCCCCGGAGGCCCCGAACTCGACCCCGAGCTGCGCTGGCGCATCCTCGCCCGCCTCAGCGTCCTCGGCGCCGTCGGAGAGAGCGACATCGAAGCCGCCCTCACCGCCGACCCCAGCGCCACCGGAGAGGAAGGCGCCGCCCGCTGCCGCGCCGCCCTCCCCACCGCCCAGGCCAAGACAGCCGCCTGGCAGCGCCTCTTCCACGACGACAGCCTCTCCAACTACCTGTTCACCGCCGTCGCCCAAGGCTTCTGGCAGCCCGAACAGACCGAACTCGTACGGGACTACGTGTCGCGCTACTACCCCGAAGCCGTCGCCCTCGCCGCCCGCCGCGGCCCGGCCATCGGAGAGGCCGCCGGCCGCTGGGCGTTCCCCGCGTACGCCATCGACGAGGCCAACCTCCAGGCAGGCCGCGCCTGCCTCGCCGACCCGGACATCCTCCCGACGCTGCGCCGCAAGCTCGACGACCAACTCGCGGACCTGGCCCGAGCGCTGCCCCTGCGGGGGGCTTAG
- a CDS encoding chorismate mutase: protein MNKSDSDNGTGGIDADVTAELARLRDSIDNIDAAVVHMLAERFKCTQQVGHLKAKHQLPPADPNREASQIARLRQLAENAKLDPAFAEKLLNFIIAEVIRHHETIAAGEDAPS from the coding sequence ATGAACAAGAGCGACAGCGACAACGGCACCGGCGGGATCGACGCGGACGTCACCGCCGAGCTGGCCCGACTGCGGGACAGCATCGACAACATCGACGCGGCCGTGGTCCACATGCTCGCCGAGCGCTTCAAGTGCACCCAGCAGGTCGGCCACCTCAAGGCCAAGCACCAGCTGCCCCCGGCCGACCCGAACCGCGAGGCCAGCCAGATCGCCCGGCTGCGCCAGCTCGCCGAGAACGCCAAGCTCGACCCGGCCTTCGCCGAGAAGCTCCTCAACTTCATCATCGCCGAGGTCATCCGCCACCACGAGACCATCGCCGCGGGCGAAGACGCCCCCTCCTAG